GGACATTGTCCCAAAGGGCGCGCTTTTGGCGCATCTGGGGGACAAGACCCAATCGGGCGGTTGGGCGCCGCATGTGCACTTTCAGCTCGCGCTTACGACAGACGGGATGGGCGGCGATTGGCCCGGTGTTGCGGACCCTGACGAGATGTATCTCTGGGGCTCGGTCTGCCCCAACCCGGCGGCGCTTTTGAACCTGCCAGATGAAAAGACAGGCTATGTCACACGCGACAAGAAGGGTGTGCAGGCTGAGCGCCACGCGCATTTTGCGCGCAATTTGAAGCTTAGCTATGCCGAGCCGGTTATGCTCCTGCGGGGCTGGAAGCATCACTTGTTTGATGAGTGGGGCCGACCCTATTTGGACGCTTATAACAATGTGCCTCACGTGGGGCATGCGCATCCGCGTATTCAGGCGGTGGCGGCGGACCAGCTCAAGCGAATGAACTCAAACACACGCTATTTGCACCCTGCGCAGGTGGCTTTTGCTGAGAAGATCACACAGAAGATGCCCGAAGGGCTCGATGTTTGTTATTTCGTCAACTCGGGCTCTGAGGCCAATGAATTGGCTCTGCGCCTTGCGCGGGCGGCGACTGGCGGGCGCGATATGATCACACCCGATCACGGCTATCACGGCAATACCACTGGCGCGATTGATATCTCCGCCTACAAGTTTAACGCCAAGGGGGGCGTGGGACAGCCTGACTGGGTTCAGCTTGTTGATGTGGCCGACGACTACCGCGGGCGCTATCGCCGTGACGATCCTGAGCGCGGGGCGAGATATGCGGCGCAGGTGAACGAGGCGGTTGAGCGCATCAAGGCCAAGGGGGGTAAGCTGGCGGGATTTATTGCCGAGACCTTTCCAAGCGTGGGCGGGCAGATCATCCCGCCGAAAGGGTATTTGCCTGCTGTGTATGAGCATATCCGTGCCGCTGGCGGTGTTTGTATTGCAGATGAGGTGCAGACGGGGCTGGGACGGCTTGGCGCGTATTATTTCGGCTTTGAAGAGCAAGGTGCTCTGCCTGATATTGTGGTATTGGGCAAGCCCATCGGCAATGGGCACCCCATTGGCGCAGTGGTGACGACAAGAGCCATTTCGGAGGCTTTTGCACAAGGCCCTGAGTATTTTTCAACGTTTGGGGGCTCCACGCTGTCATGCCGTATTGGCGCTGAAGTCCTTGATATTGTTGATGATGAGGGGCTGTTGGAAAATGCAAATCTGATGGGTGCGCGCCTGCTCTCGGGGCTTCGCGATTTGCAGGCTGTGCACCCTGTCATCGGCGATGTGCGTGGTTACGGGCTGTTCATTGGCGTAGATCTTGTGAGCGACATTGTCACTCGAACGCCTGCAACAGACGCGGCTGACTATGTCAAAAACCGTATGCGCGAACATAGGATATTGCTCGGCTGTGAAGGGCCGTTTGACAATATCCTGAAAATTCGCCCGCCGCTCACGATTGATGAAGAGGGCGTCGATATGATCCTTGCAGTGCTCGCTGAGGTGCTAACAGAGGTGGACACCTTGAGCGCCTAGGCGTCTTTCATAAACATTGGTCCGCCCATCCAGCGTGGGAAGCCAAAGGCATTGACCATGGTCACATCGATATCTTCGCGTGAGGCGGCGATGCCTTCCGCCAATATGGCGGTGCCTTCACTTTGCATGCAGCCGAGGATACGGCCCATAAGCGCGTCTTCGGAGAAGCTCTGGCGTGTGATGCCTTTGCGGGCGGACTCCGCCAGGATCAGTGCCTCGACCTCTGCATTGCGAGTGGGCTTGCCGTCTTCGCCGTAAAGATACCAGCCGCGTCCAGTCTTGCGGCCAAAGTGGCCTTGCTCGCAAATGTAGTCAGGGATGTCGACATAGCGCTCGCTGGCAGGGCGCGTGGCGGCGCGCCGCTTGCGCGCGGCCCAGCCAATATCAAGCCCTGCAAGGTCTTGCATTTCAAAGATGCCCATCGGCATGCCAAAATTGCGCATAGCGGCGTCGACCTCATGGGGGAGGGCGCCATCCTCAAGCAGATAATCCGCTTCGCGGCGATAGGACGACATGATGCGATTGGCGATGAAACCGTCGCAAACCCCTGCAAGAACGGGCAGTTTGCGCAGTGCCTTTGCAAGCTGAATGGCCGTTGCGAGCACATCATCGGCCACATTGTTTGGCACGACAATCTCCAAGAGTTTCATGATATGTGCAGGTGAGAAGAAGTGCAGTCCGATGACGCGGGAGGGGTCTGCTACGCTGGCAGCGATCTCGTTTACGTCGAGATAGGATGTGTTGGTGGCAAGTACGGCCTCTGGCTTGCAAGCGGCTTCAAGCGCTTTGAAAACCTGCTTCTTTACGTCCATGTCTTCAAAAACGGCTTCAATGACGAGGTCGGCCTCGGCCAGCGCGCTGTAATTGCTGTCGGCGTTGAAGCTGGCCAGCAAGGCGGTGTGCTTTGCCTCAGAAATCAGCCCGCGTTTCAAT
This genomic window from Lentibacter algarum contains:
- a CDS encoding aminotransferase class III-fold pyridoxal phosphate-dependent enzyme, which encodes MSTYWQAALKTHWGIEADLTRLDGEYDLNFLAETDGQAYVLKVMRPGCEAEFVALQCGAFGHISASAPEVPVPNIVTTPSGENYIEVSDEAGDMRLVWLLEKCEGRVYAEARPKTLALVAEVGAKLGAMDLALADFTHPALARDFKWNLMQAGWIRDALGAIAQPARRALLGEILAEYDALLPALTALPQVAIHNDLNDYNILVSGSLTAAPHVTGLIDLGDMCASPRICDLAIACAYLVLDQDAPEQALAAAVAGYHEAYPLTGDELDLLWPLLRMRLAVSVVNSTLMAKETPDDPYVVISQAPAWAFLEREVEDAGLLRARLRAACGLAVVEAAPRVMAWIESERGNFAPLFGEDLSDAPMGSLSVENSASPINPFDLPLEEAAVVGTEYDIEGGIWLGYYNEPRLIYTASFFRRGPWKASNRRTVHIAVDGFAAAQTKIYAPLAGRVHVVEYRPAHLDYGGVVILEHATPVGDKFYTLYGHLNPEICERLSVGDIVPKGALLAHLGDKTQSGGWAPHVHFQLALTTDGMGGDWPGVADPDEMYLWGSVCPNPAALLNLPDEKTGYVTRDKKGVQAERHAHFARNLKLSYAEPVMLLRGWKHHLFDEWGRPYLDAYNNVPHVGHAHPRIQAVAADQLKRMNSNTRYLHPAQVAFAEKITQKMPEGLDVCYFVNSGSEANELALRLARAATGGRDMITPDHGYHGNTTGAIDISAYKFNAKGGVGQPDWVQLVDVADDYRGRYRRDDPERGARYAAQVNEAVERIKAKGGKLAGFIAETFPSVGGQIIPPKGYLPAVYEHIRAAGGVCIADEVQTGLGRLGAYYFGFEEQGALPDIVVLGKPIGNGHPIGAVVTTRAISEAFAQGPEYFSTFGGSTLSCRIGAEVLDIVDDEGLLENANLMGARLLSGLRDLQAVHPVIGDVRGYGLFIGVDLVSDIVTRTPATDAADYVKNRMREHRILLGCEGPFDNILKIRPPLTIDEEGVDMILAVLAEVLTEVDTLSA